Within Streptomyces sp. NBC_00704, the genomic segment CTCCTTCAGCGTGTCGTTCATGTGGCGGGTGAGGGCTTTGTCCGTGCGGTTGAGCCAGTAACCGATGGGCTTCACGAAGATGCTCCTTCAGACGCAAGGGCGGTTGTGTGCGTGGGGCAGGGTCTCATCGAGGTCCCGGGGCAGGGGCGAGGGCTGCGGGCCAGTCCTGGCCGGCGGCCCAGTCGGCGAAGCTGTGCCAGGCGACCTCGGGGAAGTCGCGTCGCAGTCCGGCTACGTCGACGTCGAGACCGACGGTGGTGAAGTACTCGAACATGGCGGCCAGGTCGGCGGACCGGGCGCGGACATGGGCCAGCGGGACCTCTCGATGGGCGATCGGCCGGTCGGTGGCTGCCGCGAGGATCTCGGCGATCTGGCCGGGGGTGCACTCGTCGGAGGCGATGTCGATCCGACGGCCGGCGAACTGGTCGCGGCGTTGGAGGGCCAGCGCCGCGAACGCGCCGATGTCGGCGGCGGGGATGAGCGCGAGTGGCCGGTCGGCAGGCATGGGCCAGGCGAAAGTGTTGTCGCGAAGCCCGTCGAGGGTCCAGCCGCTGCCGTAGTTGTCCATGAATGCCGCCGGCGCGATCACGGTCCAGGGCACGTCGGATGTGTGGAGGTATCGCTCGACCAGGTACTTGCTCTCATAGTGCGGGACCGCGGTGCCGCGGTCGGCGTGGGCGGCGGTGGTGAGGACGATGTGCCCCAGGTGGGCCGCTGTCGCGGCGTCGATCAGGGCCTTGCCCTGCCGTGTTTCGGTGCTGGTGTCGGTCCCGAACGGCGTGGTGACCGCGAACAGGGAGTCCGCCCCGGAGAGAGCGACGTCGAGGGAGGTGCGGTCGTCGAAGTCGGCGTGGTGCACGCGGGCTCCGAGGTCGCGCAGGACGTCGGCGGCGGGCGAGTGGGGGCGGCGGGTGAGCGCGCGCACCCGGTGACCTGCGGCCAGCAGGGCGCGGGCGGTGGCTCCGCCCTGGGCTCCGGTGGCTCCGGTGACGGCGACGGTGATCATGGTTCCCCCAGCAGGTAGTATCGACGCGCGACACATTAACTGTGTCGCGCAGTGGATGCTACAGGCATACTGCTGCACCGCGCAGCGATTTGGAGTGTGATCCAGTTGGCGGACTCACGGCGGGCCCGGCTGAGCGAGGAGCTGTCGATGGCGTCGCGCCGCTACCTGGCGGCGTATGTGCTGTTCAACCAGGCCGTCGCTGATCATCTCGGGCTGCACCCGACCGACGTGCAGTGCCTGAGCCTGCTGACGGCCGACCCCGGGCCGCGTACGGTGAAGCAGATCGCCGAGATGACGGGGCTGACCACGGGGTCGGCCACCCGGCTGGTCGACAGACTGGAGCGCGGCGGCTATGTGGTCCGCACGCCCGACCGGCAGGATCGACGCCGGGTGGTGGTCACGCCGGTACCCGATCGCATCGCCCGCGTCACCGCGGTGTGGGACGACCTCGGTCCGGCGTGGCAGTCGCTGCTCGACGGGCACGGCGAGGACGAGCTAGAGGTGATCGCCCGCCATATGCGAGGGGCGTACGAACTCAGCCACGCCCAGATGCGACACCTGCGATCCCTGCCGAAGCCGGACTGAATCCCATGGCGGCACCCCCTCTGAATCATCGGGGAGCACATGACCTCGCGCCGCCCGCCGACTGAAACGC encodes:
- a CDS encoding NmrA/HSCARG family protein; protein product: MITVAVTGATGAQGGATARALLAAGHRVRALTRRPHSPAADVLRDLGARVHHADFDDRTSLDVALSGADSLFAVTTPFGTDTSTETRQGKALIDAATAAHLGHIVLTTAAHADRGTAVPHYESKYLVERYLHTSDVPWTVIAPAAFMDNYGSGWTLDGLRDNTFAWPMPADRPLALIPAADIGAFAALALQRRDQFAGRRIDIASDECTPGQIAEILAAATDRPIAHREVPLAHVRARSADLAAMFEYFTTVGLDVDVAGLRRDFPEVAWHSFADWAAGQDWPAALAPAPGPR
- a CDS encoding MarR family winged helix-turn-helix transcriptional regulator; the protein is MADSRRARLSEELSMASRRYLAAYVLFNQAVADHLGLHPTDVQCLSLLTADPGPRTVKQIAEMTGLTTGSATRLVDRLERGGYVVRTPDRQDRRRVVVTPVPDRIARVTAVWDDLGPAWQSLLDGHGEDELEVIARHMRGAYELSHAQMRHLRSLPKPD